The following proteins come from a genomic window of Gynuella sunshinyii YC6258:
- the hisB gene encoding imidazoleglycerol-phosphate dehydratase HisB, producing the protein MPRSAQVDRNTAETQVSVSLNLDGTGTSRFDTGMPFLEHMMDQIARHGLVDLDIVCKGDHHIDDHHSAEDTGITLGQAVAKAVGDKKGIRRYGHAYVPLDEALSRVVIDFSGRPGLEMHVDFTRASIGGFDTQLFYEFFQGFVNHAGVTLHIDCLRGVNAHHQAETIFKAFGRALRMAVEMDPRMQGMIPSTKGSL; encoded by the coding sequence ATGCCCCGAAGTGCCCAGGTAGACAGAAATACCGCAGAAACCCAAGTCTCAGTGAGTTTAAATCTGGACGGTACCGGAACTTCCCGGTTTGATACCGGAATGCCCTTTCTTGAGCATATGATGGATCAGATAGCCCGCCATGGTCTGGTCGATCTGGATATCGTTTGTAAGGGAGATCACCATATTGATGATCATCATAGCGCCGAAGATACCGGTATTACCCTTGGGCAAGCCGTGGCAAAGGCTGTCGGTGATAAGAAGGGTATTCGTCGTTATGGCCATGCCTATGTCCCGCTGGACGAAGCCCTGTCCCGGGTTGTGATAGATTTTTCGGGTCGTCCCGGTCTGGAAATGCACGTCGATTTTACCCGTGCCAGTATTGGCGGATTTGATACTCAGTTGTTCTATGAGTTTTTTCAGGGCTTTGTGAATCATGCTGGCGTGACATTGCATATCGATTGTCTCCGCGGAGTGAATGCTCACCATCAGGCCGAAACCATATTCAAAGCTTTTGGCAGAGCCTTGCGTATGGCTGTCGAGATGGACCCTCGGATGCAGGGTATGATTCCATCGACCAAGGGTTCATTGTAA
- a CDS encoding acetyl-CoA sensor PanZ family protein produces the protein MTMPSPVMSFQVEVIDSPSAEDRSDLIKIYNDAPQRILDTLTPEQLVDHLLSARGYTLYAARYNGRLLGAAVLHPWTKGLRMRYLVVRKVSRRKGVAIELLNHVRALADMPIYIDMPQNTATDLLFDKAGFTKLNAEEGRAFWRLDV, from the coding sequence ATGACTATGCCAAGTCCCGTAATGAGCTTTCAGGTTGAGGTGATCGACTCTCCCTCAGCTGAAGACAGATCAGATCTCATCAAGATTTACAACGATGCTCCACAACGGATTTTAGATACCCTGACCCCGGAACAGCTGGTTGATCATCTGCTGTCAGCCAGAGGTTACACATTGTATGCAGCGAGATATAACGGCCGACTACTGGGAGCTGCTGTTTTGCACCCGTGGACCAAAGGGCTGAGGATGCGTTATCTGGTGGTAAGAAAAGTATCCCGTCGTAAAGGTGTTGCCATAGAGTTGCTGAACCATGTCAGGGCTCTGGCCGATATGCCGATTTATATCGACATGCCACAAAACACCGCCACTGATTTACTGTTTGACAAAGCAGGCTTCACCAAACTCAATGCAGAGGAAGGCAGGGCGTTCTGGCGCCTGGACGTCTAA
- the glnL gene encoding nitrogen regulation protein NR(II) encodes MTDPKKFFSALVEQQCTAIVLMDEAHHICYLNNSAELLFARSDSRAQGLHITDLFQSDSTLPEFTSLDNPNSSLTQREARWTLGNERGVITVDYMMQRIQIEGTPYILLEVQHIDRLKKISRDEEFFAKQETTRHLVRGVAHEIKNPLGGIRGAAQLLARELPDESLTDYTNVIIEEADRLRNLVDRMLGSSKILRPQKTNIHEVLERICQLTRAETHNGVLLERDYDPSVPDLDADSEQLIQAILNIVGNAVQALTEARITDPTIIIRTRIARRFTIGQKCYRLVCRIDVEDNGPGIPEEIAENIFYPMISGRAGGTGLGLSIAQQIISQHNGIIECQSRPGETRFTIYLPLGDHE; translated from the coding sequence GTGACTGACCCAAAAAAGTTTTTCTCTGCACTGGTGGAACAACAGTGCACTGCGATAGTGCTGATGGACGAAGCACACCACATCTGTTATCTCAATAACTCGGCCGAGTTACTGTTTGCCCGCTCAGACTCGCGTGCTCAGGGGTTACATATCACGGATCTGTTTCAATCAGACTCCACACTGCCTGAGTTTACTTCGCTCGATAACCCCAATAGCTCCCTGACCCAACGCGAAGCCCGCTGGACACTCGGTAATGAACGCGGCGTTATTACCGTCGACTACATGATGCAGCGTATTCAGATTGAAGGAACCCCCTACATTCTGCTGGAAGTACAACATATCGACCGCCTGAAAAAGATTTCCCGGGATGAGGAGTTCTTCGCCAAGCAGGAAACTACCCGGCATCTGGTACGTGGTGTAGCGCACGAAATCAAAAATCCACTAGGGGGAATACGGGGGGCAGCCCAGCTATTGGCACGAGAGTTGCCGGATGAGTCCCTGACTGATTATACCAACGTGATCATAGAAGAAGCGGACCGGTTGAGGAATCTGGTCGACAGGATGCTGGGTTCAAGCAAGATTTTGCGGCCTCAGAAAACCAATATTCATGAAGTTCTGGAGCGCATATGTCAGCTCACTCGTGCAGAAACCCATAATGGGGTTTTACTCGAACGGGACTACGACCCCAGTGTGCCGGACCTGGACGCCGATTCCGAACAGTTGATCCAGGCCATATTGAATATTGTCGGAAATGCGGTACAGGCACTAACGGAAGCCCGAATTACTGACCCGACCATTATTATTCGAACCCGGATCGCCCGACGCTTCACCATAGGACAAAAATGTTATCGCCTGGTATGCCGTATCGATGTGGAAGACAACGGCCCCGGAATTCCGGAGGAAATTGCTGAAAATATTTTTTATCCAATGATCAGTGGACGAGCTGGCGGAACCGGACTGGGACTGTCAATCGCCCAACAGATCATCAGCCAACATAACGGGATTATTGAATGCCAAAGCAGACCCGGAGAGACACGCTTCACCATATATTTGCCCTTGGGAGACCATGAATGA
- the ntrC gene encoding nitrogen regulation protein NR(I), producing the protein MNSASRVWIVDDDRSIRWVLERALEKEHIDCRSFTDGESLLSLLSREAPDAIISDIRMEGIDGLKLMDRIHEHHPDMPVIIITAHSDLDSAVASFQGGAFEYLPKPFDVDEAVVLAKRAIEHSKEHRAQSTQTSKEPDTEIIGAAPAMQEVFRAIGRLSHSNITVLINGESGTGKELVAHALHNHSPRREHPFIALNMAAIPKDLIESELFGHEKGAFTGAATQRQGRFEQANGGTLFLDEIGDMPMETQTRLLRVLADGEFYRVGGHTAVKVDVRIIAATHQNLENLVKDGKFREDLFHRLNVIRVHLPKLADRREDIPKLLEHFLKRAAKELNVEAKVLRQDAMDFLSALPWPGNVRQLENTCRWITVMASGREVHVSDLPPELLEGDDRHSTSADWEQSLRNWADAELARGAKGILDMAVPRFEQVMIETALKHTAGRKRDASILLGWGRNTLTRKIKELGLESGQDDDDDE; encoded by the coding sequence ATGAATTCTGCCAGCCGAGTATGGATCGTTGACGACGATCGCTCTATCCGTTGGGTACTTGAACGAGCCCTGGAAAAAGAACACATAGACTGTCGGAGTTTTACAGACGGCGAAAGCCTGCTGAGCCTGCTGTCACGGGAAGCCCCGGATGCCATTATCAGCGACATCAGAATGGAAGGTATTGATGGCCTGAAGCTGATGGACCGCATCCATGAACACCACCCGGACATGCCGGTCATCATCATTACCGCGCATTCGGACCTGGACAGCGCAGTCGCTTCATTCCAGGGCGGCGCGTTTGAATACCTGCCCAAACCATTCGATGTTGACGAAGCCGTCGTTCTGGCAAAACGTGCCATCGAACATTCCAAAGAACACCGGGCACAATCGACCCAAACCAGTAAGGAGCCGGATACTGAAATCATCGGTGCCGCTCCTGCCATGCAGGAGGTCTTTCGTGCCATTGGCCGCCTGAGCCATTCCAATATCACAGTGCTCATCAATGGCGAATCAGGTACCGGTAAGGAACTTGTCGCCCATGCGCTGCACAACCACAGCCCTCGCAGAGAGCACCCATTTATCGCCCTGAACATGGCGGCCATTCCAAAGGATTTGATTGAATCCGAACTGTTCGGGCACGAGAAAGGTGCATTTACCGGAGCCGCCACCCAGCGTCAGGGACGCTTTGAACAGGCCAACGGCGGAACGCTGTTTCTGGACGAAATCGGTGATATGCCGATGGAAACCCAGACCCGATTGCTGCGGGTGCTAGCTGACGGTGAGTTCTACCGGGTTGGCGGTCACACCGCAGTAAAAGTGGATGTTCGTATTATCGCCGCCACGCACCAGAATCTCGAAAACCTGGTCAAAGACGGTAAGTTTCGTGAAGATCTGTTCCATCGCCTGAACGTCATCAGAGTACATCTGCCTAAACTGGCGGACCGTCGCGAAGATATTCCCAAGTTGCTGGAACACTTTCTCAAACGTGCCGCCAAAGAGCTGAACGTGGAAGCCAAAGTACTGCGCCAGGATGCCATGGACTTTCTGTCAGCACTGCCCTGGCCAGGAAATGTCCGCCAACTGGAGAATACCTGTCGCTGGATAACCGTCATGGCCAGTGGCCGCGAGGTGCATGTTTCTGATCTGCCACCGGAATTACTGGAAGGGGATGACCGGCATTCGACCTCGGCAGACTGGGAGCAATCGCTGCGCAACTGGGCTGACGCTGAGTTGGCCAGAGGCGCTAAAGGCATACTGGATATGGCCGTCCCCAGGTTTGAACAGGTCATGATCGAAACAGCCCTTAAGCACACGGCCGGGCGAAAACGCGACGCTTCCATTCTGTTGGGCTGGGGTCGAAATACCCTCACCCGGAAAATCAAGGAACTGGGACTGGAAAGTGGTCAGGATGATGACGACGATGAATAA
- a CDS encoding GNAT family acetyltransferase, translating into MNNWQIRPFSPEDTDQVVHLWQRCGLLVSWNNPWQDIERKVSHSPELFLVAVNDQHELIASIMIGYDGHRANINYLAVSPDLQGQGLGKKLMAVAEQKLIALGCPKINLFVRATNTKVLDFYDRQDFHRETSAALGKRLIEDDPYTV; encoded by the coding sequence ATGAATAACTGGCAGATTCGCCCGTTTTCGCCTGAAGATACCGATCAGGTGGTTCATTTATGGCAGCGTTGTGGTTTGCTTGTGTCCTGGAATAACCCCTGGCAGGACATCGAACGGAAAGTCAGCCACAGCCCGGAATTATTTCTGGTAGCTGTCAATGACCAGCATGAGCTGATCGCCAGCATTATGATCGGTTACGACGGTCATCGCGCCAATATCAACTATCTGGCTGTATCGCCAGATCTTCAGGGTCAGGGACTGGGGAAAAAGCTGATGGCCGTCGCCGAACAAAAGCTGATCGCACTCGGCTGTCCCAAAATCAACCTGTTTGTCCGGGCCACTAACACCAAAGTGCTGGATTTTTATGATCGTCAGGACTTTCACCGTGAAACGTCCGCAGCACTCGGAAAACGGCTGATCGAGGATGACCCGTATACTGTCTGA
- a CDS encoding extracellular solute-binding protein: MKTHVKAGVAALSLVAASAFAADIRFDLYPDYDTQINAIKDGLPQHNITVLKNNHGDHHNKLKTNLATGAGAGDVVLIDVGFVGSFINSGGFVDLTDRYKDIAGNYAHYAVEAGKGSDGKQYAIPVDLGPGVMYYRRDYMEDMGFDINEVMTDWDTYLAYGAKLKEKDILLIGNAKAVANAYYRFNTNAGEGLYFDANGKSLVTSERFVKAFEIAKAIRDGGMDGNISEWTEDWYASFRDGKFATQMSGAWLLGHLKNWIAPDTAGKWGVSNLPAGIYGTWGGSYLAIPKQSKNPDAAWDLISYMVSKDIQLAGFKNIAAFPAHTGTYDDPSFSESIDFLRGQKARLMFAEIARNITPVTPMKGDLIAEDLIEKALDDVLNDGADIQKTLKGVEQQLKRRVR, from the coding sequence ATGAAAACTCACGTAAAAGCCGGAGTGGCGGCATTGTCATTAGTTGCAGCCTCTGCTTTTGCAGCAGATATCAGGTTCGATCTTTATCCGGACTATGATACCCAGATAAATGCCATCAAAGATGGCTTGCCCCAACATAACATTACCGTGCTGAAGAATAATCACGGAGACCATCACAACAAACTCAAAACCAACCTGGCCACGGGTGCGGGCGCAGGTGATGTAGTATTGATTGACGTTGGTTTCGTCGGCTCATTTATCAATTCCGGTGGTTTTGTTGATCTGACCGATCGCTATAAGGACATTGCCGGAAATTATGCCCACTATGCCGTTGAAGCCGGCAAAGGCAGCGATGGCAAGCAGTATGCCATCCCGGTAGACCTTGGCCCGGGTGTTATGTATTACCGCCGCGACTACATGGAAGATATGGGCTTTGACATTAATGAAGTCATGACCGACTGGGATACATATTTGGCGTATGGTGCCAAACTCAAAGAAAAAGACATTCTGTTGATCGGCAATGCCAAAGCCGTCGCCAACGCCTATTATCGTTTCAATACCAACGCTGGCGAAGGTCTTTACTTTGATGCCAATGGTAAATCGCTGGTCACCTCTGAGCGTTTTGTCAAAGCATTTGAAATCGCCAAAGCGATTCGCGACGGCGGTATGGACGGGAATATCAGTGAATGGACCGAAGACTGGTACGCCAGTTTTCGTGATGGCAAATTCGCAACCCAAATGTCCGGAGCCTGGCTGCTGGGCCACCTGAAAAACTGGATTGCGCCTGATACTGCCGGCAAATGGGGAGTTTCCAACCTGCCTGCCGGTATTTATGGCACCTGGGGCGGCTCATATCTGGCGATACCCAAACAGTCCAAAAATCCTGATGCCGCCTGGGATCTGATCAGTTACATGGTGTCAAAAGACATCCAATTGGCCGGATTCAAAAACATCGCAGCGTTTCCGGCTCATACCGGTACTTATGATGATCCCTCCTTCAGCGAATCCATCGATTTTCTGCGTGGCCAGAAAGCACGCCTGATGTTTGCGGAAATCGCTCGCAATATCACCCCCGTCACTCCCATGAAGGGCGACCTGATCGCCGAAGACCTTATAGAGAAGGCGCTGGATGACGTACTGAACGACGGTGCGGATATTCAGAAAACTCTAAAAGGCGTAGAACAGCAGTTGAAACGAAGAGTGCGTTAA
- a CDS encoding carbohydrate ABC transporter permease, whose protein sequence is MVYLSFHTWNPVEGLSSMQFVGFENYALSLTDPTLWQTLWNTLVMAVLSGVPQHLIALPLAYFLIMMAARMRHWLTTAYFLPYITSTVSVSMIFYVMFSKDSGIINAILAYLADAGWSSWLFGGLSSVLPLGWVQENGLIRYSVSFVVWWKYVGFNTVIYTAGLATINHDLYEAATIDGANSWQRFRHISLPLLKPFIFFGVTLTIIGNMNLFDEPYVLTVGGQFAQTAGKTISNYLYQIAWEWLDMGSAAAVSWILFIIIGIFTSVYFWFFGRQGLGGE, encoded by the coding sequence ATGGTGTATCTCTCTTTTCACACCTGGAATCCGGTTGAAGGGCTGAGTTCGATGCAGTTTGTCGGTTTCGAAAACTATGCCCTGTCACTGACCGATCCAACTTTATGGCAGACGCTCTGGAACACGCTGGTTATGGCGGTCCTGTCCGGTGTACCTCAGCATCTTATTGCTCTGCCACTAGCCTATTTTCTGATCATGATGGCGGCCCGCATGCGCCACTGGCTGACAACTGCTTATTTTTTGCCCTACATCACCTCGACAGTATCCGTGTCGATGATTTTTTATGTCATGTTCTCCAAAGACAGCGGAATTATTAATGCCATTCTGGCGTATCTTGCCGATGCCGGTTGGAGCAGCTGGTTGTTCGGAGGACTCAGCAGCGTTCTGCCACTTGGTTGGGTTCAGGAAAACGGCCTCATCCGCTATTCCGTATCGTTTGTGGTCTGGTGGAAATATGTGGGTTTTAATACCGTGATCTATACCGCTGGTCTGGCCACGATCAATCACGACCTCTACGAAGCCGCCACCATCGATGGAGCCAACTCCTGGCAACGCTTCCGTCACATCTCACTGCCACTGCTGAAACCTTTTATCTTTTTTGGTGTCACTCTGACAATCATCGGCAACATGAACCTGTTTGATGAACCTTACGTACTGACAGTCGGCGGTCAGTTTGCCCAGACTGCAGGGAAAACCATCTCAAACTACCTGTATCAGATTGCCTGGGAATGGCTCGATATGGGCAGCGCTGCTGCGGTTTCGTGGATTTTATTTATTATCATCGGCATTTTTACCAGTGTTTACTTCTGGTTCTTTGGCCGTCAAGGATTAGGGGGAGAATAA
- a CDS encoding carbohydrate ABC transporter permease: MTHAQATFIVNLYHKAGKGIRNVILLLFVLITIFPFIWSAILATHDRTTMFSGGIDFNIGDKLTQNYQDLLKIMDFWSGMANSFSIAFVGTAVSLVFCSMAGYALATFKFKGKNAIFGIMIASMMIPPVLTLIPYYMVISTLGLANTHLAVWLPFTINPFGIFLIRQYVVASVPKDLLEASKLDGASELRIYWNIVLPLLRPGLATLAIVQFVFLWNNFLQPLVVLNSPDKMVITQMLRSVQGVPNTPWGAVMLGTTISILPLIALYMFASRQMISGLTSGAVK; this comes from the coding sequence ATGACGCACGCTCAGGCAACTTTTATCGTCAATCTCTACCATAAAGCGGGCAAAGGTATTCGTAACGTTATCCTGCTGCTGTTCGTATTGATCACGATCTTTCCATTTATCTGGTCGGCCATTCTCGCTACCCATGACAGAACCACCATGTTCAGTGGCGGCATCGACTTTAACATTGGAGACAAACTGACGCAGAACTATCAGGACCTGCTGAAGATCATGGATTTCTGGAGCGGGATGGCGAACAGTTTCTCCATCGCATTTGTCGGTACTGCAGTGTCTCTGGTCTTTTGTTCTATGGCCGGTTATGCGCTGGCAACATTCAAGTTCAAGGGCAAAAATGCAATTTTTGGCATCATGATCGCGTCGATGATGATTCCGCCCGTGTTAACACTTATTCCTTATTATATGGTGATTTCCACATTGGGCCTGGCCAACACGCATCTCGCTGTCTGGCTGCCTTTTACCATTAATCCATTCGGTATCTTTCTGATCCGCCAATATGTGGTTGCATCCGTACCGAAGGATTTACTTGAAGCATCCAAACTGGATGGCGCGAGTGAACTTCGTATCTATTGGAACATTGTTTTACCGCTACTAAGGCCCGGCCTGGCCACACTGGCCATCGTTCAGTTTGTATTTCTCTGGAATAACTTCCTGCAGCCACTGGTGGTATTAAACAGCCCGGATAAAATGGTTATCACACAAATGCTCCGCAGTGTTCAAGGTGTCCCTAATACGCCCTGGGGCGCAGTCATGCTTGGTACAACTATTTCCATTCTACCGTTGATCGCCCTGTATATGTTTGCCAGTCGCCAGATGATCTCTGGCCTGACCAGCGGCGCAGTAAAATAA
- a CDS encoding GH1 family beta-glucosidase encodes MSFELPHNSSLTKPGFIYGVATAAFQIEGANTADGRCESIWDRFCATPGKVLNGDDGSIACDHYHRLEQDLDLIQSLGVDAYRFSVAWPRIEPAPDQWNEAGFEFYERLIDGLITRGIKPYLTLYHWDLPQYLEDKGGWINRETAYRFVRYAEKITERFGNKVVSYCTFNEPLCTAFVGYRWGIHAPGYADHKLGYQAAHHVLLAHGLALPYMRKNAPEAEHGIVLNFTPAYPYQDTAADIEAVEYSDDADGFWFLHPLMTAEYPARVVQQDAVFMPVILPGDLEIIARPIDFLGINYYSRKVVKANAQGLPEQVHNEHPKTDIGWEIYPDGLTHLTQKMTRRYARLPPLLITENGAADNTEPENGEINDTMRVHYYRQHLLAVHNAVESGVDIRGYFAWSLMDNFEWAYGYSMRFGIVHVDYQSQQRTLKKSGQSWQHFLRQRIAK; translated from the coding sequence ATGTCATTTGAATTACCTCATAACAGTTCTTTAACCAAACCGGGATTCATTTACGGTGTTGCTACCGCTGCGTTTCAGATAGAAGGAGCCAATACCGCAGATGGTCGTTGCGAATCCATCTGGGATCGGTTCTGTGCCACCCCCGGCAAAGTCCTGAACGGCGATGACGGCAGTATTGCCTGTGATCACTATCACCGCCTGGAGCAGGACCTGGATCTGATCCAATCTTTGGGAGTGGATGCTTATCGCTTCTCGGTCGCCTGGCCCCGGATCGAACCGGCACCTGATCAATGGAACGAAGCAGGATTTGAGTTTTATGAACGATTAATCGATGGTCTCATCACCCGCGGTATCAAACCATATCTGACACTTTACCACTGGGATCTGCCACAGTACCTGGAAGATAAAGGAGGCTGGATCAACCGGGAAACCGCTTACCGGTTTGTTCGCTACGCAGAAAAAATTACCGAACGCTTTGGCAACAAAGTCGTTTCCTACTGCACTTTCAACGAGCCACTTTGCACGGCATTTGTGGGTTATCGCTGGGGGATACATGCGCCAGGATATGCCGATCACAAACTTGGTTATCAGGCTGCCCATCATGTTCTGCTGGCTCATGGACTGGCACTGCCTTATATGCGGAAAAATGCCCCGGAAGCAGAACATGGTATTGTGCTGAATTTCACGCCTGCATATCCATACCAGGATACAGCCGCCGACATAGAAGCCGTCGAATATTCTGATGACGCAGATGGCTTCTGGTTCCTGCACCCACTGATGACCGCCGAATACCCTGCCAGGGTGGTTCAACAGGATGCGGTTTTTATGCCCGTAATTTTACCTGGCGACCTGGAAATTATTGCCCGTCCAATCGATTTTCTCGGCATTAACTATTACTCCCGCAAGGTTGTTAAAGCGAATGCCCAGGGCCTGCCAGAGCAGGTTCATAATGAGCACCCCAAAACAGATATCGGCTGGGAAATTTATCCCGACGGACTAACACATTTGACCCAGAAAATGACCCGTCGTTATGCCAGACTACCGCCGCTTCTCATCACTGAAAACGGCGCCGCCGACAACACCGAACCGGAAAACGGCGAGATCAACGATACCATGCGCGTCCATTACTATCGGCAACACCTGCTGGCAGTACACAACGCTGTTGAAAGTGGTGTGGATATTCGAGGTTACTTCGCCTGGAGTCTGATGGATAACTTCGAATGGGCCTATGGTTATTCGATGCGTTTTGGAATTGTCCACGTGGATTATCAAAGCCAACAACGTACCCTGAAGAAATCCGGACAAAGCTGGCAACATTTTTTACGACAAAGGATAGCCAAATAA
- a CDS encoding bacteriohemerythrin: protein MTTEALKTMSRPSTLIEWTDELAVGIQEIDDQHRLLVSILNRLHTAMYEHQGKEVAENILGELIDYTKIHFAVEESLMRILGYPEADEHKQHHEELINEVKALQEKLRNGNRSISFELLHFLRMWLTKHIMNEDQLYAPFFLSKGAVATTDNKKSIVGRLWHSVFK from the coding sequence ATGACCACGGAAGCTTTAAAAACCATGTCTCGACCGAGCACCCTGATTGAATGGACTGATGAACTTGCTGTCGGTATTCAGGAAATCGATGATCAACATCGGTTGCTCGTGTCTATATTAAACAGACTGCATACGGCCATGTATGAGCATCAGGGTAAAGAAGTAGCTGAAAATATCCTGGGTGAGTTGATTGATTACACCAAAATTCATTTTGCCGTTGAAGAGAGCCTGATGCGGATTCTGGGTTACCCGGAAGCAGATGAACATAAGCAACATCATGAAGAATTAATCAACGAAGTAAAGGCTCTGCAGGAAAAACTGCGCAATGGTAACCGTTCCATTTCATTTGAGTTACTGCACTTTTTGCGGATGTGGCTAACCAAGCACATTATGAACGAAGATCAATTGTATGCTCCATTTTTCTTAAGCAAGGGAGCAGTAGCGACCACCGACAATAAAAAATCTATTGTTGGCAGACTTTGGCATTCAGTATTCAAATAG
- a CDS encoding FKBP-type peptidyl-prolyl cis-trans isomerase: MSKYSTNELKVSYGVGRQFGAQLKDNPFEGLDVNAVVEGVISAFQGQASDVNDEDMQVAFGVIRKRLEQEEAKKGTVAAEAGEAFLAENAKREEVTVTASGLQYEILSAGDGERPAASSTVRCHYHGTLIDGSVFDSSYQRGQPADFPVGGVIAGWTEALQMMPTGSKWRLYIPHQLGYGAQGAGGAIGPYQALVFDVELLEIL; the protein is encoded by the coding sequence ATGTCTAAATATTCAACCAATGAACTTAAAGTCAGTTATGGTGTTGGTCGTCAGTTTGGTGCCCAGCTGAAAGATAATCCTTTTGAAGGTCTCGATGTGAATGCGGTTGTGGAAGGAGTGATCAGCGCTTTTCAGGGGCAGGCAAGTGATGTGAACGATGAAGACATGCAGGTTGCTTTTGGGGTCATTCGTAAGCGTCTTGAGCAGGAAGAAGCCAAAAAAGGTACCGTGGCTGCGGAAGCCGGCGAAGCGTTTCTGGCAGAAAATGCCAAACGTGAAGAGGTCACAGTGACTGCCAGCGGACTGCAATATGAAATTCTCAGCGCGGGTGATGGTGAGCGTCCGGCAGCCAGTTCGACAGTACGTTGTCATTATCACGGAACCCTGATTGATGGTTCGGTTTTCGACAGTTCCTATCAACGTGGGCAGCCGGCAGATTTTCCTGTGGGCGGGGTGATTGCCGGGTGGACCGAGGCACTGCAAATGATGCCGACAGGTTCCAAATGGCGGTTATATATTCCTCATCAACTGGGCTATGGTGCTCAGGGAGCCGGCGGTGCAATTGGTCCTTATCAGGCACTGGTGTTTGATGTTGAGTTGCTGGAAATTCTTTAA